Proteins found in one Microtus pennsylvanicus isolate mMicPen1 chromosome 14, mMicPen1.hap1, whole genome shotgun sequence genomic segment:
- the LOC142835218 gene encoding uncharacterized protein LOC142835218 produces the protein MASLRPSRHTCIRAAFSAAGFRKWQRHARHRLQVSSRRNLMDFAEGIWREFLDPYDGDSEDTPGHSTCRNYRQRAYRLLGDRNRNTPSYTLKFKVAEETSVEDSLPPKAPDLTLKASGWAPIALEANDVDMQPEGELKALDPQEANGWPARLSPSPEDWRMTRVANPLIPVETPEMSRHLPSRARASRPPPRLGSEKDKGPRLPLSKRKLELFLSEPERTKRKKYAALPRGRVSAESGHTQDQ, from the exons ATGGCCAGTCTGAGGCCCAGCCGACACACCTGCATCAGGGCGGCGTTCAGTGCAGCTGGCTTCCGGAAGTGGCAGAGACACGCTCGCCATCGCCTTCAG GTCAGCTCCAGAAGGAACCTCATGGACTTTGCGGAAGGCATCTGGAGAGAG TTTTTAGATCCTTATGATGGTGACTCAGAAGACACTCCGGGTCATTCCACCTGCCGCAACTACCGCCAGCGTGCCTACCGCCTCCTGGGTGACAGGAACCGCAACACACCTTCCTACACATTGAAGTTCAAGGTTGCTGAGGAGACCAGTGTGGAAGACTCACTCCCACCAAAGGCTCCAGATCTCACTCTGAAAGCATCTGGCTGGGCCCCCATCGCCCTGGAGGCCAATGATGTTGACATGCAGCCTGAGGGCGAACTGAAGGCACTTGACCCCCAGGAGGCCAACGGTTGGCCTGCCAGGCTGTCTCCATCACCAGAGGACTGGAGGATGACAAGGGTTGCCAACCCCCTCATTCCTGTGGAGACCCCAGAGATGAGCAGACACCTGCCGAGCAGAGCCAGAGCGTCACGGCCACCTCCCAGACTTGGGAGTGAGAAAGACAAGGGGCCTAGGCTGCCACTTTCTAAGAGAAAGCTGGAGCTTTTCCTTTCAGAGCCCGAGAGAACTAAGAGGAAGAAGTATGCGGCCTTGCCCAGGGGCCGGGTTAGCGCAGAGTCAGGACACACTCAAGACCAATAG